The Anaeromicrobium sediminis genome has a window encoding:
- a CDS encoding DUF4363 family protein has product MRTFILCLFIMVLLICVWFYVYSSLEDMYTYSTTQLTELNSLIESDNWNLASIKIEEFEKYIHKKERRFGTLIHHEDMEVIYESVLKLRNHIHYKDKIKSSLEIELLKHFISSAKDNQSLSFYNIF; this is encoded by the coding sequence TTGCGTACTTTTATCTTATGTCTATTTATTATGGTTCTTTTAATATGTGTTTGGTTCTATGTATACAGTTCATTAGAAGATATGTATACATATTCAACCACCCAACTCACTGAACTTAATTCACTAATAGAGAGTGATAATTGGAATTTAGCTAGTATAAAAATCGAAGAATTTGAAAAGTATATTCATAAAAAAGAAAGACGTTTTGGCACCCTAATACATCATGAAGACATGGAAGTAATATATGAGTCTGTCCTAAAATTGAGAAATCACATACATTATAAAGATAAAATAAAATCTTCTTTAGAAATAGAACTACTAAAGCATTTTATTTCATCAGCAAAGGACAATCAATCTCTTA